A single region of the Salicibibacter cibi genome encodes:
- a CDS encoding DUF5068 domain-containing protein — MEKLKLPILLLLTLVLVTACGDEDTGSEQVTEAEDQENMNEENTEEGTEEPTEVRKESETADAELDDESDEPDTDSSGSGDFDELITYMEDATEGTADLILENEEDQTFDVDDDFTVSLDAFQLVELNGIHTNFEIPFNDQTDGGVLIAEYTVTNDLDDDAYYMPTFDISYTGAQKAHSGNRDLLPEEEQIATHLAPDNDYHIEAGESVTGFYAYPFGEDELEDLMDEGTIEIEMPSALSEPEAYDSTIGSNGQMNVDLNEEESGDESENGGDFYEDGATATNMGDKEMVKEAEGIGESEELEDYTVELEGYQFTEFTPNSDEEPRFADFDNGVVLLTVKFNVDNQGSETIGLSPLSSTLTVNDGNQWLTGEGMLLDYSVDDVIESGESGEVLQVYTLDQEQYEKIWKDKEFEVEFGPIRDEDAQDISKGHTAEFVLPE, encoded by the coding sequence ATGGAAAAATTAAAGTTGCCAATTTTATTATTGCTCACCTTAGTTCTTGTGACTGCTTGCGGTGATGAGGATACAGGTTCAGAGCAAGTAACCGAAGCGGAAGATCAGGAAAATATGAACGAAGAAAATACTGAAGAAGGGACCGAAGAACCAACAGAAGTCCGGAAAGAAAGTGAAACGGCTGACGCTGAATTAGATGACGAAAGTGACGAGCCAGACACAGACAGTAGCGGTAGCGGTGATTTTGACGAATTGATTACATATATGGAAGATGCTACGGAAGGAACAGCCGATTTAATCCTTGAAAATGAAGAGGATCAAACCTTTGATGTAGATGACGATTTCACTGTTTCTTTGGATGCTTTCCAATTGGTGGAACTCAACGGCATTCATACAAATTTTGAAATTCCATTCAATGACCAGACTGACGGCGGGGTTTTAATCGCAGAATATACGGTAACCAATGACCTGGATGATGATGCTTACTACATGCCAACCTTTGACATTTCTTATACAGGTGCACAAAAGGCTCATAGCGGCAATAGAGATCTGCTTCCGGAAGAGGAGCAAATCGCAACCCATTTAGCTCCTGACAATGATTACCATATTGAAGCAGGGGAATCCGTTACCGGTTTTTACGCCTATCCTTTCGGAGAAGATGAACTCGAGGATCTGATGGACGAGGGAACCATCGAGATAGAAATGCCCTCTGCTCTCTCTGAACCCGAAGCATATGACTCAACGATCGGCTCAAACGGACAAATGAATGTCGATTTAAACGAAGAAGAAAGCGGGGACGAATCGGAGAACGGCGGGGATTTCTATGAAGATGGAGCAACAGCTACGAACATGGGAGACAAAGAGATGGTAAAGGAAGCAGAGGGCATCGGTGAAAGCGAAGAATTAGAAGATTATACGGTTGAACTCGAAGGATACCAATTCACTGAGTTCACCCCAAATTCCGATGAAGAACCTCGATTTGCGGACTTTGACAACGGCGTTGTCCTTCTTACCGTTAAATTCAATGTTGATAATCAAGGCTCAGAGACGATCGGATTATCACCCCTTTCCTCAACACTAACCGTCAATGATGGAAATCAATGGCTTACCGGCGAAGGCATGTTGCTCGATTACAGTGTCGATGATGTAATCGAAAGCGGAGAATCAGGAGAAGTATTACAAGTTTATACC